TCCGGCGCGAAGTGCGACGCGAAGGCGTACGGCAGGCCGAGGGCGGCGGCGAGGCGGGCGCCGAAGGTGCTCGAGCCGAGGAGCCAGAGCGGCACGTCGAGGCCCGCACCGGGGACGGCGCGCACGGCCTGGCCCGGGTCGGCGGGGCGGAACCAGCCCTGCAGCTCGAGGACGTCGTCCGGGAAGGTGTCGGAGGAGGCCGGGTTGCGGCGGAGCGCGTGGGTGGTGAGGGGATCGGTCCCGGGCGCCCGGCCGAGGCCGAGGTCGATGCGGCCCGGGTAGAGGGAGGCGAGGGTGCCGAACTGCTCGGCGACGAGGAGGGGCGCGTGATTGGGGAGCATCACGCCGCCGCTGCCGACCCGGATCGTGCTCGTGCCGCCGGCGATGTAGCCGATCGCGACGGCGGTGGCCGAGCTCGCGATGCCGGTCATGTTGTGGTGCTCGGCCAGCCAGAAGCGGCGGAAGCCCCACTTCTCGGCGTGCTGAGCGAGGTCGAGCGAGTTGCGGAGCGCTTGGCCGGCGTCGCTGCCTTGGACGATGGGGGCGAGGTCGAGGATCGAGACGGGGACCATAGGGCCCGGAGCATAAGGCCAGCGCCGCGTTCCGCCGCTCAGTCTTGGTAGGACCCCGATCGACCCTTCTTGATCGCCCCGCGGTGCTGCTTGCCGGCGAGGCGGCGCTCCTTCGAGCCGCGGGTGGGCTTCGTCGGACGACGCGGGCGGGGCGGCGGCGCCGTGGCCTCGGCGAGGAGCGTCGCCAGCTTCGCCAGCGCAGCCTCCCGGTTGCGGAGCTGCGAGCGGTTGTCCGACGCCCGCACGGTGATCACGCCGTCGCCAGAGAGGCGGCCCGCGAGGCGCTGCAGCGCCCGCTCCTTGAACAGGCCCGGCAGCGCGCGTGAGCCGGCGACATCAAACGACAGCTCGACCGCCGAGTCGGTGGTGTTCACGTGCTGGCCGCCCGGCCCGGAGGAGCGGGAGAAGCGCCAGCTCAGCTCGGCCTCGGGGATGAAGACCGAGC
The Vulgatibacter incomptus DNA segment above includes these coding regions:
- a CDS encoding LLM class flavin-dependent oxidoreductase, whose product is MVPVSILDLAPIVQGSDAGQALRNSLDLAQHAEKWGFRRFWLAEHHNMTGIASSATAVAIGYIAGGTSTIRVGSGGVMLPNHAPLLVAEQFGTLASLYPGRIDLGLGRAPGTDPLTTHALRRNPASSDTFPDDVLELQGWFRPADPGQAVRAVPGAGLDVPLWLLGSSTFGARLAAALGLPYAFASHFAPDALLAALELYRREFQPSEQLDRPYAMAVLNIVAADTDSEARRLFTSQQQQFLALRRGTPGQLPPPLDDLASLASPAELATVARTLVYSAVGSPATVQAAIEAFLEPTGIDELMVTSHVYDHAARLRSLEITAQICGTISAS
- the arfB gene encoding alternative ribosome rescue aminoacyl-tRNA hydrolase ArfB, whose protein sequence is MLGAIHIRGSVFIPEAELSWRFSRSSGPGGQHVNTTDSAVELSFDVAGSRALPGLFKERALQRLAGRLSGDGVITVRASDNRSQLRNREAALAKLATLLAEATAPPPRPRRPTKPTRGSKERRLAGKQHRGAIKKGRSGSYQD